The Flammeovirgaceae bacterium genome contains a region encoding:
- a CDS encoding ATP-binding protein, which yields MKQSNKINIRPNVSMLSVLKFLEYETWFALAEFVDNAIASFQANEKELKKLHGKDFRLKVSIEINDSENRIKIRDNAAGIDEANYPRAFRAAEIPADTSGLSEFGMGMKSASCWFSDYWIVRTTALGEPYEKTVKFDMTKIFEDKIEELEFESTVVDKNKHYTVIELFNVQKMPRRKGLGKVKSHLSSIYREFIRNGLLELTVEGELLSYTEPNILNVPRYDNQKGENVLWKKEINFPIEDGLSVRGFVAIREKASTSEAGFALFRRGRVIEGSFDNGFRPEFIFGNPNSFRYQRVFGELHLEGFDVSFTKKGIQWDENLDLFLRLLKEDISHKSFPLLQQAEQYRVRATEKEYKDAKKVLDVTANDLEQKAPKAVADIVNAPSRVAEPDQVELAKTEKTLHREFDIRFNKINWRVSIELSYDPSLNELIEVGDTFIKEKSNDSSVRQIGIRLSLTHPFMVEYAGVDATKIEPILRMAAALGLAEAIAKSSRIVGDVRRNFNELITNLSKQT from the coding sequence ATGAAGCAGAGTAATAAAATCAACATTCGTCCAAATGTATCAATGCTTTCTGTTCTAAAATTTTTAGAATACGAGACATGGTTTGCTTTGGCAGAATTTGTGGATAATGCTATTGCAAGTTTTCAAGCAAATGAGAAAGAACTTAAAAAGTTACACGGCAAAGACTTTCGCTTAAAGGTTAGTATTGAAATAAATGATTCCGAGAATCGGATAAAAATAAGAGACAATGCCGCGGGCATTGACGAAGCAAATTACCCTAGAGCATTCAGGGCAGCAGAAATACCGGCAGACACATCAGGGTTGTCGGAATTTGGAATGGGGATGAAGTCGGCCTCCTGCTGGTTTTCTGATTACTGGATTGTGCGTACAACGGCATTAGGTGAACCCTATGAGAAAACGGTCAAGTTTGATATGACCAAAATCTTTGAGGACAAAATCGAAGAACTTGAGTTTGAAAGTACGGTAGTGGATAAAAATAAACATTATACTGTAATCGAACTCTTTAATGTTCAGAAGATGCCCCGAAGAAAGGGATTAGGAAAAGTTAAATCACACCTTTCAAGCATTTATCGGGAGTTCATTCGTAACGGTCTTCTCGAACTTACAGTAGAGGGAGAATTACTGAGTTACACTGAACCAAATATTCTTAATGTACCGAGATATGACAATCAAAAAGGTGAAAACGTACTATGGAAAAAAGAAATAAATTTCCCTATTGAAGATGGATTAAGCGTTCGCGGTTTTGTCGCAATAAGAGAGAAAGCTTCAACTTCTGAAGCTGGCTTCGCACTATTCCGGAGAGGCAGGGTAATTGAAGGGAGTTTTGATAATGGCTTCAGACCAGAGTTCATATTCGGAAATCCCAATAGTTTCAGATACCAGCGTGTTTTTGGAGAATTACATCTTGAGGGGTTTGACGTGAGTTTCACTAAAAAGGGAATTCAATGGGACGAAAATCTTGATTTGTTTTTGAGATTACTCAAAGAAGACATAAGCCACAAGTCATTCCCGTTGCTTCAACAGGCGGAACAGTACAGAGTTAGAGCGACCGAAAAGGAATATAAAGACGCCAAAAAGGTTTTAGATGTGACGGCCAACGACCTAGAACAGAAAGCCCCAAAGGCGGTTGCTGATATTGTCAATGCCCCCTCGAGAGTTGCGGAGCCCGACCAAGTTGAACTAGCAAAGACTGAAAAAACACTTCATAGAGAATTTGACATTCGGTTTAATAAAATCAATTGGAGAGTTTCAATTGAACTTTCATATGACCCATCATTGAATGAACTAATCGAAGTTGGAGACACTTTTATAAAAGAGAAGTCCAATGATTCCTCAGTTCGACAAATAGGAATTAGACTTTCACTTACTCATCCTTTTATGGTTGAGTACGCAGGCGTGGATGCAACAAAAATTGAACCCATTCTAAGAATGGCAGCTGCTCTTGGTCTCGCAGAAGCTATTGCAAAGAGTTCCAGAATCGTTGGTGATGTAAGAAGAAATTTTAATGAGTTGATTACAAACCTTTCAAAGCAAACGTAA
- a CDS encoding alpha-1,4 polygalactosaminidase gives MSEIIEIQNNSNSDDWNPFVGEETLGLLRGNSKLIDNGNLNDAGNRVLNETLSIMQACGNPRASSNNETGIIIGYVQSGKTLSFTTLTALARDNNYRIVIILGGTSKILLQQSTLRLRRDLRIDSRYGFEQKWTQLTNPETQEDFDTISNILDQWANPTFQKDRCRTALITVMKNGSRLRNLTNLLSGMNLQGVPTLIIDDEGDQASLNTRASWAARQGIDVEDLTENDVSTIYRRINALRAILPHHTFLQYTATPQANLFINIMDRLSPNFIKLLTPGDEYTGGITFFQDNPNLIVEIPPSDLPTLQPLHEAPNSLLRALKIYYLGVVAGQILQLYRDPSQRNRSMLIHPSRLQGDHNTFYGWVNDTKESWRRLLSSEDNEDKRELLIDFQLAYNDLQMTVQNLPTFQQLTDSNLIHAIQYTPIVEVNARQGATPQINWQDSYSWILVGGQSMDRGFTVEGLTVTYMPRNIGVGNVDTIQQRARFYGYKRTYLGYCRVFLDQVTIDSYHSIIDHEEDVREQLQPFSENNRHLNDWDRKTVLDGMLNLTRANVLYDDLNRDYFGDEWFRINAPHDTEEFIETNRDSVFNFLNPRASQFAEDAGHLQRTDDQRHLVATLSIQDCIDNLLNDLRFTRESDSATYSSLRGILKRYLRDHPTENCLVYLMSARSLTNWTRRTRRLVNNEIQQLFQGRNPRVGDVIYPGDAEIKNDNTLTIQIHLLDLRDTQFTSVPTLAIWIPEHIGRDIIRQA, from the coding sequence ATGTCTGAAATAATAGAAATACAGAACAATTCAAATAGCGATGATTGGAATCCTTTCGTTGGAGAAGAGACTCTAGGGCTACTTCGGGGCAATTCAAAACTAATAGATAATGGAAATCTAAATGATGCTGGGAATAGAGTTTTGAATGAAACACTGAGCATAATGCAAGCTTGTGGCAATCCAAGAGCGTCAAGCAACAATGAAACAGGAATCATCATCGGTTACGTTCAAAGTGGAAAAACCCTTTCATTTACAACACTGACTGCCCTTGCAAGAGATAATAACTATCGAATTGTAATCATACTCGGAGGCACTTCAAAAATATTACTACAGCAATCAACTTTAAGATTAAGGCGGGATTTAAGAATTGACAGCCGCTATGGGTTTGAGCAGAAATGGACACAGCTAACTAATCCTGAAACACAAGAAGATTTTGACACCATTTCAAATATTCTTGACCAATGGGCTAATCCCACTTTTCAAAAAGATAGATGCAGAACTGCCTTGATAACCGTCATGAAAAACGGAAGTCGCTTACGAAATCTCACAAATCTATTAAGTGGGATGAATTTGCAAGGCGTTCCGACTTTGATAATTGACGATGAAGGAGACCAAGCAAGTTTAAATACAAGGGCATCATGGGCAGCTAGGCAGGGAATAGATGTTGAGGATTTAACCGAAAATGATGTTTCAACCATTTACAGAAGAATAAATGCTTTGAGAGCCATTCTCCCACATCACACATTTTTACAATATACAGCTACACCACAGGCGAACCTGTTTATCAATATAATGGATAGACTATCCCCAAACTTCATTAAACTACTTACACCAGGAGATGAGTATACAGGAGGAATCACTTTTTTTCAGGATAATCCAAACTTAATAGTAGAGATTCCACCATCCGATTTACCAACCTTGCAGCCATTACACGAAGCACCAAACAGTCTGCTACGCGCTTTGAAAATCTACTACCTTGGAGTTGTAGCAGGGCAGATTTTACAACTGTATAGAGACCCAAGCCAGCGAAATCGCTCCATGCTTATCCATCCATCAAGATTACAAGGAGACCATAATACCTTTTATGGATGGGTGAATGATACAAAAGAAAGTTGGAGACGTTTGCTATCAAGTGAGGATAATGAGGACAAAAGAGAATTGCTAATTGATTTTCAGTTGGCATACAACGACCTTCAAATGACGGTTCAAAATTTGCCAACATTCCAGCAATTAACAGACTCAAATCTAATTCATGCAATTCAATACACACCTATTGTTGAAGTCAATGCTAGGCAAGGGGCTACACCACAAATCAATTGGCAAGACTCCTATTCATGGATTTTAGTCGGTGGCCAGTCAATGGACAGGGGTTTCACAGTTGAAGGATTAACTGTAACATACATGCCGAGAAATATTGGAGTTGGAAATGTGGACACAATTCAACAGCGTGCAAGGTTCTACGGCTATAAAAGAACTTACCTAGGTTACTGCCGAGTCTTCCTAGACCAAGTAACAATTGACTCCTACCACAGCATCATTGACCATGAGGAAGATGTTAGAGAGCAACTTCAACCTTTCAGTGAAAATAACCGACATCTAAATGATTGGGACAGAAAGACAGTTCTTGACGGTATGCTGAATCTCACACGAGCCAATGTTCTTTATGACGATTTAAATAGAGACTATTTTGGAGATGAATGGTTCAGAATAAATGCACCCCATGACACAGAAGAATTCATTGAGACCAACAGAGATTCAGTCTTTAACTTTCTAAACCCTAGAGCATCTCAATTTGCAGAAGATGCGGGACATTTACAAAGAACAGATGACCAAAGGCATTTGGTGGCAACCCTCTCAATTCAAGATTGCATAGACAATTTGCTCAATGATTTGCGATTCACACGGGAGAGTGATTCAGCAACCTATTCAAGTTTAAGAGGAATTTTAAAAAGATATTTGAGAGACCATCCTACCGAAAATTGTCTGGTGTATTTGATGAGTGCAAGGAGTTTGACCAACTGGACCAGAAGGACTCGTAGATTGGTTAATAACGAAATACAACAATTATTTCAAGGACGAAACCCGAGAGTTGGCGATGTGATTTATCCCGGTGATGCTGAAATAAAGAACGACAATACTCTTACTATTCAAATTCACTTGCTTGATTTAAGAGATACTCAATTCACTAGCGTTCCAACACTGGCAATTTGGATTCCTGAGCACATTGGAAGAGATATTATAAGACAAGCATGA
- a CDS encoding PD-(D/E)XK motif protein, producing MNLIELYDKLEFAEEGSGKTFNAIQIPEQPNFRVAVNNEGNPVLLLSVANAVKGNTLKNFRLKYLQLEQNVECKITENDKSSYQTFTVITFTSDDRNLQEYFLRISETLIKTLSNKPTQQQIVDSINKFVEVFRSLADTPTNTVHGLWTELFLIENSSNPKILLNYWHNLPEERFDFNSGLEKIEVKSNSNFERIHTFSAEQLSPPIGTQVLVASIFIRQHNNGQSIQQLVQSITNKIKDDIELTEKLNNIIFRTLGNSLEQSIKIKFDYNIAKDSLRFFSQQDISKIEEVHIPDKVSEVRFKSDLTDLTPIDVRAMKTTSELFRGI from the coding sequence ATGAATCTGATTGAACTATATGATAAACTTGAATTTGCGGAGGAAGGAAGCGGTAAAACGTTCAACGCCATTCAAATTCCTGAGCAACCAAACTTCCGAGTTGCTGTAAATAATGAAGGCAACCCTGTATTACTTCTATCAGTTGCAAATGCCGTTAAAGGAAATACTCTAAAAAACTTTAGATTAAAGTATTTACAACTTGAACAAAATGTCGAGTGTAAAATTACAGAGAATGATAAAAGTAGTTATCAAACCTTTACTGTCATTACATTTACGAGTGATGACCGAAACTTACAGGAATATTTTTTGAGGATTTCGGAGACCTTGATTAAAACACTTAGTAACAAGCCGACACAACAACAGATTGTCGATTCGATAAACAAATTTGTTGAAGTGTTTCGTTCACTCGCTGACACGCCAACAAATACGGTTCACGGACTGTGGACCGAATTATTTTTAATTGAGAATAGCTCGAATCCAAAGATTCTTTTAAACTATTGGCACAATCTGCCAGAAGAAAGATTTGATTTTAATTCAGGTCTAGAGAAAATTGAAGTCAAAAGCAATTCAAACTTTGAACGCATACATACCTTTTCGGCTGAACAGCTAAGCCCCCCCATAGGTACACAAGTATTGGTTGCTTCAATTTTCATCCGCCAACATAACAATGGACAAAGCATTCAACAACTTGTTCAAAGTATTACGAATAAAATTAAAGACGACATCGAATTGACCGAAAAACTAAACAATATTATTTTCAGAACCCTTGGAAATTCTCTTGAGCAATCAATCAAAATCAAGTTTGACTATAACATCGCAAAAGATTCATTGCGCTTTTTTAGTCAACAAGATATAAGCAAGATTGAAGAAGTGCACATACCCGACAAGGTATCAGAGGTAAGATTTAAATCAGATTTAACCGACTTGACACCTATTGACGTGAGAGCAATGAAAACGACTAGTGAACTTTTTAGAGGTATTTAA
- a CDS encoding IS256 family transposase, whose amino-acid sequence MLTPEFLKQFKNSKDLNSFIDELFKKGMEQMLEGELDGHLGYAKHSPEGINSGNSRNGKTRKTIKTTRGELQIEVPRDRNSTFEPVLVPKRSRFVEGIEEIIISLYARGMSVRDIEIQIREIYGVNVSDATISNVTSRVHTLVTEWQSRPLSSVYFVVWMDGIVFKVRQNGKVINKTIYLAVGLNAQGFKEVLGMWLGESESASFWISVLTDLKSRGVEDILITSTDNLKGFTDAITSVFTQSVTQICVVHQIRNALRYVVWKDKKQFVADLKTVYGAPNKELAAQALEQLEVTWGKKYPHAIKSWKTNWDNLTHFFDYPIEIRTLIYTTNIIENLNGKIRKYTNNKLSFPDDQAVVKAVYLALREITKKWTLPVRNWPLIVNQFLTIFEGRCKI is encoded by the coding sequence ATGCTCACCCCTGAGTTTCTCAAGCAATTTAAGAATTCGAAAGACCTCAACAGCTTTATCGATGAACTTTTCAAAAAGGGCATGGAGCAAATGCTGGAAGGTGAACTCGATGGCCATTTGGGCTATGCCAAACATTCACCAGAAGGGATTAACTCCGGGAACTCACGGAACGGAAAAACCCGTAAGACCATCAAGACCACGCGAGGTGAACTACAGATAGAAGTACCTCGGGATCGGAACAGCACGTTTGAGCCCGTCCTGGTTCCCAAGCGCAGCCGGTTCGTAGAAGGCATCGAAGAAATTATCATCTCCTTATATGCCCGGGGTATGAGCGTACGCGACATTGAAATACAAATCCGGGAAATCTATGGTGTGAATGTTTCGGATGCCACTATTTCCAACGTTACCTCGCGGGTACATACGTTGGTAACGGAGTGGCAAAGCAGGCCTCTTTCATCGGTGTACTTTGTGGTGTGGATGGATGGGATCGTATTCAAAGTCCGGCAGAATGGGAAGGTGATCAACAAAACCATTTACCTGGCCGTAGGCCTTAATGCTCAGGGGTTTAAGGAAGTATTGGGCATGTGGCTGGGTGAAAGCGAAAGTGCTTCATTCTGGATAAGTGTACTTACTGATTTAAAAAGCCGTGGCGTGGAAGATATTCTCATCACCAGCACCGATAATCTGAAGGGCTTCACCGATGCAATCACCAGCGTGTTTACCCAATCGGTAACCCAGATTTGTGTAGTTCATCAGATCAGAAATGCGCTTCGCTACGTTGTCTGGAAAGACAAGAAACAATTTGTAGCCGATTTGAAGACTGTTTACGGAGCACCAAACAAAGAGCTGGCTGCTCAAGCCTTAGAGCAGCTTGAAGTAACATGGGGCAAAAAATATCCGCATGCTATCAAGTCGTGGAAAACGAATTGGGATAACCTCACGCACTTCTTCGATTATCCGATCGAAATCCGAACGCTGATCTATACCACGAACATTATCGAAAATCTCAACGGAAAAATCCGCAAGTATACCAACAACAAACTTTCGTTCCCTGACGACCAGGCGGTGGTGAAAGCGGTGTACCTGGCTTTACGGGAGATCACCAAAAAATGGACCTTGCCCGTGAGAAACTGGCCACTAATCGTAAATCAATTTTTAACTATCTTCGAAGGCAGATGCAAAATATAA
- a CDS encoding NgoFVII family restriction endonuclease, with product MQIKLLGQGFKPSSSQSVGQELIKLLADKDFHTFTGISAFASQAGVNGLSKYISNAKKHLKVITIVTGVDQKGTSKEALEALLNLDVEAYVFYQPSITIFHPKIYLFEGDNKSELILGSSNLTSQGLFTNVEASLLVSIDNKNAGDQQIIKQLKDYFSGIFDHTDPNIKKLTKQLIDDLVKSRVVPTEAERKAIQDKAEKPENISTESLISKIFPKRAIAQIPSEFRGVQKPSTKAKVKVSPAVAPVKSKPSELLWKSGRLTQRDLNIPKGSNTNPTGSMLFKKGKTGDIDQRHYFRDNVFSSLKWVRDKDPKTSHLERANALFKIIIDGKEVGDYELTLTHNTKTDTRSYKQKNSMTQISWGKAKKVIAKDALIGKSASLFKNAGKKDEFTLTIE from the coding sequence ATGCAAATCAAATTACTTGGACAAGGATTCAAACCCTCATCTTCACAATCAGTCGGGCAAGAGCTAATCAAGCTTTTGGCGGATAAAGACTTTCATACTTTTACTGGAATTTCAGCATTTGCAAGCCAAGCTGGTGTAAATGGCCTCTCCAAATACATTTCAAATGCCAAGAAGCATCTTAAAGTAATTACCATTGTTACAGGAGTTGACCAAAAGGGTACATCAAAGGAAGCATTGGAAGCTCTTTTGAATTTGGATGTTGAAGCATACGTTTTCTACCAGCCATCAATAACAATTTTTCACCCAAAAATCTATCTCTTTGAAGGAGACAACAAATCTGAGTTAATTCTCGGTTCATCGAACCTCACTTCTCAAGGACTTTTTACAAATGTTGAAGCTTCATTGCTGGTAAGCATTGACAATAAAAATGCAGGCGACCAACAAATTATCAAACAACTGAAAGATTATTTTAGCGGAATATTTGACCACACTGACCCGAACATAAAGAAGCTGACAAAGCAGCTAATAGATGACTTGGTTAAATCACGAGTTGTTCCAACAGAAGCAGAGCGTAAGGCAATTCAAGATAAGGCTGAAAAGCCTGAGAATATCTCCACAGAAAGTTTAATCTCTAAGATTTTCCCTAAGCGGGCAATTGCACAAATACCAAGTGAGTTTAGAGGAGTTCAAAAGCCATCAACAAAAGCTAAAGTCAAGGTATCACCAGCAGTAGCTCCAGTTAAAAGCAAGCCATCAGAATTGCTATGGAAAAGTGGGCGTTTAACACAACGCGACTTAAATATTCCAAAAGGTTCAAATACCAATCCTACTGGGTCAATGCTCTTTAAAAAAGGTAAGACTGGGGATATTGACCAACGACATTATTTCAGAGACAACGTGTTTTCATCTCTCAAGTGGGTAAGAGACAAAGACCCAAAAACATCTCACCTTGAAAGAGCAAATGCACTATTCAAGATAATTATTGATGGTAAAGAAGTTGGTGACTATGAACTGACCCTTACCCATAACACAAAAACAGATACGAGGTCTTACAAGCAGAAGAATTCGATGACCCAAATAAGTTGGGGGAAAGCAAAGAAGGTAATTGCTAAAGATGCATTGATTGGCAAAAGCGCTTCATTGTTTAAGAACGCTGGCAAAAAGGACGAGTTTACTTTAACCATCGAATAA
- a CDS encoding helix-turn-helix transcriptional regulator, with protein sequence MNFENTFGETVKKLREDKNLTLKEVAKHLKIDTSMLGKIEKNSRKPTKKLIERISKLFDVSEKDLTIAFLSDTVASQILYENEFTSEVLKAAEKKVKYMKAKKTSLK encoded by the coding sequence ATGAATTTCGAAAACACGTTTGGTGAGACTGTTAAGAAGCTAAGAGAGGACAAAAACCTCACTCTCAAAGAAGTAGCTAAGCACTTAAAAATTGATACTTCAATGCTTGGCAAAATCGAAAAGAATAGCCGAAAGCCAACAAAGAAGCTCATTGAGCGAATTTCAAAACTCTTTGATGTAAGTGAGAAGGACTTAACCATTGCTTTTCTCAGCGATACGGTTGCTTCCCAAATTCTATATGAAAACGAATTCACCTCAGAGGTTCTAAAAGCCGCTGAGAAAAAAGTTAAATATATGAAGGCCAAAAAGACATCTTTGAAATGA
- a CDS encoding class I SAM-dependent methyltransferase: MKLISEASAEKLRGGFYTPEKIAEFVLRWGINGSTTSDILEPSCGDGIFLEQLHKNKLKYKSITAVELDEVEAEKANSIPLKNRQIINADFHTYCNSTNKRFDLIVGNPPYIRYQFFDRKQQVEAEDIFIKAGLTYSKLTNAWVSFVVGSSLLLKEEGGKIGFVLPAEILQVSFAQQLRQFIAHYYNKINIISFEKLVFPNIQQEVVLLLCEKNNTKDHLIEHIELKDADSLASLDVARLKSPKKRIDFKSNKWTFYFLEQEEIDFLEDIATSRNVPILGKFANVEVGITTGSNDFFTVPLSTIEEYDLEDYARPMVGRSVQVNSVIFTEKDWEKNRLSEAKAHLLVFPERKNLNKRNGAVKYIAFGESKEIHKGYKTGIRDDWFVVPSLKISDALFIRRSNLYPRLIINQAKAYTTDTMHRVFLKTGTNIKALTASYYNSLSLAFTEVSGRSHGGGVLELMPNEAERVLLPYHKDNSSLLPTIDKLIRSKTDIDDVLKITNQVILKEHYGFTQKEIKLAHNIWKKLSYRRLNRGK, from the coding sequence ATGAAGCTAATCTCTGAGGCATCGGCTGAAAAACTAAGAGGCGGTTTTTATACCCCTGAAAAGATTGCTGAATTTGTACTCCGCTGGGGAATCAATGGAAGTACTACATCCGACATATTAGAGCCAAGTTGTGGCGATGGTATTTTCTTAGAGCAGCTTCATAAAAATAAGCTAAAATATAAATCTATAACAGCTGTTGAGTTAGATGAAGTTGAGGCAGAAAAGGCAAATTCAATTCCCCTTAAGAATCGACAAATAATCAATGCGGACTTTCACACTTATTGCAATAGCACCAACAAACGTTTTGATTTAATTGTTGGTAATCCACCTTACATACGTTATCAGTTTTTTGACAGAAAGCAACAAGTAGAAGCTGAGGATATTTTTATCAAAGCTGGTTTGACCTATTCAAAACTCACAAATGCTTGGGTATCGTTTGTTGTTGGGTCTTCTCTTTTACTTAAAGAGGAAGGCGGAAAAATTGGTTTTGTCCTTCCAGCAGAAATATTGCAAGTTTCATTTGCTCAGCAGTTGAGACAGTTTATAGCTCACTACTATAACAAAATCAATATTATTTCTTTTGAGAAGTTGGTATTTCCCAACATTCAACAAGAGGTAGTTTTGTTGTTATGTGAAAAAAATAACACTAAAGACCATCTCATTGAACACATTGAATTAAAGGACGCTGACAGTTTAGCATCCCTTGATGTTGCGAGGTTAAAGAGTCCGAAAAAGAGAATAGACTTTAAGTCTAATAAATGGACTTTTTATTTTTTAGAGCAAGAAGAGATTGACTTCTTGGAGGATATAGCAACAAGTAGAAACGTTCCAATACTTGGCAAGTTTGCTAATGTTGAGGTTGGAATTACGACAGGTTCAAATGACTTTTTCACGGTTCCGCTTTCGACAATTGAGGAGTATGACCTTGAGGACTATGCGAGGCCAATGGTTGGAAGGAGTGTTCAGGTCAACAGCGTTATTTTCACAGAAAAAGATTGGGAGAAGAATAGATTGTCTGAGGCCAAAGCTCACTTATTGGTTTTTCCTGAACGTAAAAATCTGAACAAAAGAAATGGAGCTGTAAAATATATTGCTTTCGGAGAGAGCAAAGAAATTCACAAAGGTTACAAAACAGGAATTCGAGATGATTGGTTTGTAGTTCCTTCGTTAAAAATCTCTGACGCTTTATTTATTCGGAGAAGCAATCTCTATCCACGCTTAATCATTAATCAAGCTAAAGCATACACGACAGACACAATGCACAGAGTCTTTCTGAAGACAGGCACAAATATCAAGGCACTAACAGCAAGCTATTATAATTCACTTTCACTGGCATTTACTGAGGTCTCTGGTAGAAGTCATGGAGGTGGAGTTCTCGAACTTATGCCGAATGAAGCAGAACGCGTTTTACTTCCGTACCATAAAGACAACTCATCTTTACTTCCTACAATTGACAAACTGATAAGGAGTAAAACGGACATTGATGACGTGCTAAAGATTACAAATCAAGTTATCCTTAAAGAGCACTATGGCTTTACTCAAAAAGAGATAAAATTGGCTCACAATATTTGGAAGAAATTATCGTACAGACGATTGAATCGAGGAAAGTAA
- a CDS encoding DUF262 domain-containing protein — translation MNYTDRIFPTNKGLTTYLDELIAKNYQIPTFQRDVVWEQENVKKLWDSIYKFYPLGSILIWKTDLKLQNHRQIGGHQITDTNFSRTEYQYILDGQQRTTSLLTSLYGGSIEGRPGFNPLLYVDLTVPIDSDTDDESYRNRFLFWTEIDDRNGEIRPNIGKKKRFDEGLIVKLIDIKNNFTTVQTSVFNSDTVNKDFNHPILAELSKIKGVLDNYRISFIEVKGIQVSEVCQIFERINQAGKPLNIFDIVVAKTFKPATQQTATTPADNGFYLRDLIDNFRSHNNSEFLKISDLDYLQILAVIINHNVPNSGVRNITDRYLNEIKTEHILAVWEETKKAMLKTFDFFENHLHIKTPYLIPFRYFYFTITAYFYKNSSPDYGLLKKYFWFNSFHNDDLLSNTTQLGQHIEFLNKGKANEPVVFDRFLIDKQKLRTATYSSKGRMSRAVLALYSSAQPKDWEHCDREVLVQNFFFSTDKPNLHHIFPTNSEYVLNNQHKNKITSDSLMNIAYLTQITNLDITNRNPLEYMKDYDKPEFEAIMPSHLLSSDILDWARNGTLPDNAIDQFIESRVNNILTDLKTKLSGLTFDEMDTMEIKEAVTTEQE, via the coding sequence ATGAATTATACAGACAGGATATTTCCGACAAACAAAGGACTAACAACTTACCTTGACGAGTTGATAGCCAAGAATTATCAAATCCCGACATTTCAGCGTGACGTAGTTTGGGAACAAGAAAACGTAAAAAAACTTTGGGACAGTATTTACAAGTTTTATCCTTTGGGTAGTATCCTGATTTGGAAAACAGATTTAAAACTTCAAAACCATAGACAAATAGGTGGACACCAAATAACGGACACAAATTTCAGTCGGACTGAATATCAATACATACTTGACGGACAGCAAAGAACGACTTCGCTTCTTACTTCTTTATATGGTGGCAGCATTGAAGGACGACCAGGATTTAATCCATTGCTTTATGTTGACTTAACTGTTCCCATTGACAGCGATACAGATGATGAAAGCTACCGTAACCGCTTTTTGTTCTGGACAGAAATTGACGACCGCAACGGAGAAATTAGACCAAACATTGGCAAAAAGAAAAGATTTGACGAAGGTTTGATTGTGAAATTGATTGACATTAAAAACAACTTCACAACTGTTCAAACAAGCGTATTTAACAGCGATACAGTTAACAAAGATTTTAACCACCCAATTTTAGCAGAACTTTCAAAAATTAAGGGCGTTCTTGACAACTATCGAATTTCATTTATTGAAGTTAAAGGCATTCAAGTTTCAGAAGTTTGCCAAATATTTGAAAGAATAAATCAAGCAGGCAAACCACTTAACATTTTTGATATAGTAGTTGCAAAAACATTCAAACCTGCAACACAACAGACAGCGACCACGCCAGCCGACAATGGATTTTACCTTCGTGACTTGATTGATAATTTTAGAAGTCACAACAACAGCGAGTTTTTAAAAATCAGCGACCTTGATTATCTGCAAATATTAGCAGTCATTATCAATCACAATGTTCCAAATAGCGGAGTGAGAAATATCACAGACCGTTACCTAAACGAAATTAAAACTGAACATATTTTGGCGGTTTGGGAAGAAACAAAAAAGGCAATGCTTAAAACATTCGACTTTTTTGAAAATCACTTACACATAAAAACTCCTTACCTAATTCCCTTCCGCTATTTTTATTTCACGATTACCGCATACTTCTATAAAAACAGTTCGCCTGACTATGGCTTACTCAAAAAGTATTTCTGGTTTAACAGCTTTCACAATGATGACTTGTTAAGCAACACAACTCAATTAGGTCAACACATTGAGTTCTTGAATAAAGGAAAAGCTAACGAGCCAGTTGTGTTTGACAGGTTCTTAATTGATAAGCAAAAACTCCGCACCGCAACTTACAGCTCAAAAGGGCGAATGAGTAGAGCAGTTTTGGCTTTATATTCAAGTGCTCAACCAAAAGATTGGGAACATTGCGACAGAGAAGTATTAGTTCAAAACTTCTTCTTCTCGACAGACAAACCAAACTTGCACCACATTTTTCCGACCAATTCAGAGTATGTGCTGAATAATCAGCATAAAAACAAAATTACAAGCGACAGTTTGATGAACATTGCTTATCTAACTCAGATAACAAACCTTGACATTACAAACAGAAATCCGCTTGAGTATATGAAGGACTATGACAAACCGGAATTTGAAGCAATAATGCCTTCACACTTACTTTCAAGCGACATTTTAGATTGGGCAAGAAATGGAACATTACCCGACAATGCAATTGACCAGTTTATAGAAAGTAGAGTAAACAACATTTTAACTGACTTAAAAACAAAATTAAGCGGACTGACATTTGACGAAATGGACACAATGGAAATTAAAGAAGCTGTGACGACAGAACAAGAATAA